A genomic region of Nostoc sp. UHCC 0702 contains the following coding sequences:
- a CDS encoding aspartyl protease, translating into MMQGSFSSRAELFFEINLITTDGLILPVDAMLDTGFTGFLAINKQDLDVLDWQFIRKQELQTAQGENLFDIYLGKILLDEQEYEIIVCAGDEITEVLLGSEWLKILPLVVNYQAGILTLG; encoded by the coding sequence ATGATGCAGGGGAGTTTTAGCAGTAGGGCAGAGCTTTTTTTTGAAATTAATTTGATTACTACTGATGGATTAATTCTGCCTGTGGATGCTATGTTGGATACTGGTTTCACAGGCTTTTTGGCTATTAATAAACAAGATTTAGATGTTTTGGATTGGCAATTTATTCGTAAACAAGAATTGCAAACAGCGCAGGGGGAAAACCTTTTTGATATCTATTTAGGCAAGATATTATTGGATGAACAGGAATATGAAATTATTGTGTGTGCAGGGGATGAAATTACAGAAGTATTACTAGGTTCGGAGTGGCTGAAGATTTTGCCGTTGGTGGTTAATTATCAAGCTGGTATTTTGACTTTGGGATAA
- a CDS encoding ATP-binding protein codes for MENPIVSPIEAINAAIQSQNPFINAGIVKEQDVWKKAFPDVPTLNAHASDAVFQAIEMVRTSQSSQDKVTSIAITAQLGVGKTHILSRIRHCLERQGGALFVYAGVNNYTDLTLIKYQFQQTLADSLSHTGSQGVMQWQEVATAMANEGFKAINPNAPSLSSQELINRFDKVSASWSAKNKHLMNTLIKQVIKTKPNADPYILRAILWTLSETQVSFAIKWLSGDELAQSNAEVLGLPNSSKTNQDREAEALKNIQQILNLVSYYNPVIICFDEIDVKNNSTDDGWTTPMVIADLVKRLHDTLEQSELSQGLVILTVMQPDTWRNQIDSMPGSGGTPDRISKYTQRKPIDLKHISGDSMVELMTIWLNNFYQIKQLVPPHPLYPFEVDKVINFSRGKPTVREALKWCADNFHVYEELLPDDPLERFEFALTRESEADISIYLEDDSLIAKAIYFGFETLKGQTVEGVTIESLTEDIKPKLQNRGFINFKIIGKENGQEVKIGVAVIQSSQFTLTAGLKRLIDYETFELSRGCLVRSKSKIEQIKKTSEAYKLLNQLISEKGGENVDLIENQIRPLFTVRAVCKKCRNYNLTEDQVFEFISQKQLTFNNPLLQDILSNPSGQMPTVDEEDDIKLIEDFLNPSSINEADEANELSELFS; via the coding sequence ATGGAAAATCCCATTGTTTCACCAATAGAAGCTATCAACGCTGCTATTCAAAGTCAAAATCCATTTATCAATGCTGGCATTGTCAAAGAACAGGATGTTTGGAAGAAGGCATTCCCCGACGTTCCTACTCTCAATGCTCACGCTTCTGATGCAGTTTTTCAAGCAATTGAGATGGTGCGAACAAGTCAATCTAGTCAAGACAAAGTGACCTCGATTGCCATAACTGCTCAATTAGGAGTTGGTAAAACTCACATTCTTAGTCGCATTCGCCATTGCCTTGAACGCCAGGGTGGTGCTTTATTCGTCTATGCAGGTGTCAATAACTATACAGATTTAACTCTAATCAAGTACCAATTCCAGCAAACTTTGGCAGATAGCCTGAGTCACACTGGTAGCCAAGGGGTTATGCAGTGGCAAGAGGTAGCAACAGCAATGGCAAACGAAGGGTTCAAAGCTATCAATCCAAATGCTCCAAGCCTTTCTTCTCAGGAATTAATCAACCGATTCGACAAAGTAAGTGCAAGTTGGTCAGCTAAAAACAAGCATTTAATGAATACTCTGATCAAGCAAGTTATCAAAACCAAACCAAATGCTGATCCCTATATTCTTCGAGCTATTTTATGGACACTTTCAGAAACTCAGGTATCTTTTGCAATTAAATGGTTGTCTGGTGATGAGCTAGCTCAATCTAATGCTGAGGTGCTGGGATTACCTAATTCTAGTAAGACTAATCAAGATAGAGAAGCTGAAGCTCTTAAGAATATTCAGCAAATATTAAATTTGGTAAGTTATTATAATCCCGTCATTATTTGTTTTGATGAAATTGATGTCAAGAACAATTCAACTGATGATGGCTGGACAACACCAATGGTTATCGCTGATTTAGTGAAGCGTCTGCATGATACGCTCGAACAATCAGAACTTAGTCAAGGTCTTGTCATTCTTACAGTAATGCAGCCCGATACGTGGCGAAACCAAATAGATTCAATGCCAGGTAGTGGTGGTACTCCTGATAGAATTTCAAAATATACACAACGTAAGCCAATAGATTTAAAACACATTAGTGGTGATTCTATGGTTGAATTAATGACCATTTGGCTGAATAATTTTTATCAAATAAAACAGTTAGTTCCTCCTCATCCGCTTTATCCATTTGAAGTAGATAAAGTGATAAATTTTAGCAGAGGTAAGCCCACTGTTAGAGAAGCTTTAAAATGGTGTGCAGATAATTTTCATGTTTACGAAGAACTACTTCCAGATGATCCACTTGAGCGGTTTGAGTTTGCTTTAACAAGGGAAAGTGAAGCAGACATAAGCATTTATTTAGAAGATGATTCCCTAATTGCTAAAGCTATCTATTTTGGGTTTGAAACTTTGAAAGGTCAGACTGTAGAAGGTGTAACAATTGAAAGCCTTACAGAAGATATCAAACCAAAGCTACAAAATAGAGGTTTTATAAATTTTAAAATTATTGGCAAAGAAAATGGCCAAGAAGTAAAAATTGGTGTGGCTGTAATCCAGTCTTCTCAATTTACGTTAACAGCAGGATTAAAGCGATTAATTGACTACGAAACATTTGAACTAAGCCGTGGTTGTTTAGTACGTTCTAAATCTAAAATAGAACAAATTAAAAAAACTTCAGAAGCGTATAAATTGCTCAACCAACTTATATCAGAAAAAGGTGGTGAAAACGTAGATTTGATAGAAAATCAAATTCGACCACTTTTCACAGTTAGGGCTGTTTGTAAAAAGTGCAGAAACTATAACTTAACTGAAGATCAAGTCTTTGAATTCATATCTCAGAAGCAGCTTACTTTTAATAATCCTTTACTACAAGATATTTTGAGTAATCCATCAGGTCAAATGCCTACTGTTGATGAAGAAGATGATATTAAACTAATAGAAGATTTTCTCAATCCTTCCAGTATTAACGAAGCAGATGAAGCGAATGAACTCAGTGAATTGTTTAGTTAA
- a CDS encoding DUF1802 family protein produces MKESVLINNALCLPAPEVEALIEGRMIVGMPRKLVHPGQKFALYSNNASINSLVPQIHYRPSFLPIAQKVISNLDTQKVLIKAWAMCELCQILDASQSLEVLSKLTIWTKEALQQTLSQRPYIFLAYLRVYLLPQHIEMAVHIQERHFVPLPQQVRFLETKPILSDRTFIQRKQQLEKLEPPLHPELEELQSALASLSITNPAAKQLDDDIKIFLGWSSTKQIQQFNPELVWIKTIASLGNRSIEKEEKKNNYQAGTDFENITRQSLEFLGFKVEDAYKGGAGGLDLFCSKPYPLVCECKAGRLIPSGTVEELVKLGGMHLGADKFIKSAKLIIGPGNPSKDTLKAAQQWKVSIINAMTLQKLVEFKAKYPGAINLVELQQYLESGQVDYKIDEYIDKTEKQIKLRSHIIQLVYNYLQNSGIKSAGVDALHGAYFGSNPPQPLKTEEMHAILIELSSPLTGYLGRDKGSDWRSDRFYFLRDLPISPS; encoded by the coding sequence ATGAAGGAATCAGTATTAATTAACAACGCCCTTTGTTTACCTGCTCCCGAAGTTGAAGCATTAATTGAAGGGCGAATGATTGTAGGAATGCCTCGGAAATTAGTTCATCCGGGGCAGAAATTTGCTTTGTATTCAAACAATGCTTCGATTAACTCTTTAGTCCCTCAAATCCACTACCGTCCAAGCTTTTTACCCATTGCTCAAAAGGTTATTTCTAACTTAGATACTCAAAAAGTTTTGATTAAAGCTTGGGCTATGTGCGAACTCTGCCAAATATTGGATGCTTCTCAATCATTAGAGGTTTTATCAAAGTTAACTATTTGGACAAAAGAAGCATTACAGCAAACTCTATCACAACGTCCTTATATTTTTCTCGCTTACCTACGTGTTTATTTGCTACCTCAGCACATCGAGATGGCAGTACATATCCAAGAACGTCATTTTGTACCTTTGCCACAGCAGGTAAGGTTTCTTGAAACTAAGCCTATATTAAGCGATCGCACCTTCATCCAACGCAAACAGCAATTAGAAAAATTAGAACCACCACTGCATCCTGAGTTGGAAGAATTGCAGAGTGCTTTAGCCTCCCTTAGCATTACCAACCCAGCAGCTAAACAATTAGATGATGATATCAAAATATTTCTAGGTTGGAGTAGTACTAAGCAGATTCAACAATTCAATCCAGAGTTAGTATGGATTAAAACAATTGCAAGTTTAGGAAATCGCAGCATAGAAAAAGAAGAGAAAAAAAATAACTATCAAGCAGGTACAGATTTTGAAAACATCACACGTCAAAGTCTAGAATTTTTAGGATTTAAGGTTGAAGATGCTTACAAAGGTGGTGCTGGAGGATTAGATTTATTTTGCTCAAAACCTTATCCTCTTGTTTGTGAATGTAAGGCGGGTAGATTAATTCCTAGTGGTACTGTGGAGGAATTAGTCAAGCTAGGCGGTATGCACTTAGGTGCAGATAAATTTATAAAATCCGCTAAATTAATAATTGGCCCTGGTAATCCATCTAAAGATACCCTCAAAGCAGCACAACAATGGAAAGTAAGTATTATTAATGCTATGACTTTACAAAAACTCGTTGAATTCAAGGCAAAATATCCAGGTGCTATCAACTTAGTTGAATTACAGCAATACTTAGAATCTGGACAAGTTGACTACAAAATTGACGAATATATTGATAAAACTGAAAAACAGATTAAATTGCGATCGCACATAATCCAGCTTGTTTATAACTATCTGCAAAACTCAGGCATAAAATCTGCTGGTGTTGACGCTTTACATGGTGCTTATTTCGGCTCAAACCCACCACAGCCGCTAAAAACAGAAGAAATGCACGCAATTTTGATAGAACTTTCCTCACCCTTAACAGGTTACTTAGGACGTGATAAAGGAAGTGATTGGAGAAGCGATCGCTTTTACTTTCTACGCGACTTACCAATTAGCCCAAGCTAG